The proteins below come from a single Serpentinimonas raichei genomic window:
- a CDS encoding TA system antitoxin ParD family protein, with amino-acid sequence MATLSVRLDEELVCAARAAAKAELRTVQGQVEFWAKVGRAALDNPDLPASFIAESLMSMAEPRADSTPFIARSAAVA; translated from the coding sequence ATGGCTACCTTGTCTGTGCGATTGGACGAAGAGTTGGTTTGCGCCGCCCGTGCCGCCGCGAAGGCGGAGTTGCGCACCGTGCAGGGCCAAGTGGAATTTTGGGCCAAGGTCGGGCGGGCCGCGCTCGACAACCCCGATTTGCCGGCCTCGTTCATCGCCGAAAGCCTGATGAGCATGGCCGAGCCGCGCGCCGACAGCACCCCTTTCATTGCGCGCTCAGCCGCCGTCGCATGA
- the ychF gene encoding redox-regulated ATPase YchF — MSLKCGIVGLPNVGKSTLFNALTQAGIAAENYPFCTIEPNVGVVEVPDARLQQLAAIAKPERVVPAIVEFVDIAGLVAGASQGEGLGNQFLAHIRETDALVNVVRCFEDANVIHVAGRVDPVSDIEVIQTELCLADLATVDKALQRAGKAARSGTDKDATRLLQLLGPVQAALNQGQPVRALALSEDDRALLKPLCLITAKPAMFVGNVGEDGFAANPLLDKLQAYAATQNAPVVAICAKIEAELAEMEPADRLVFLQEMGQDEPGLNRLIRAGFKLLGLQTYFTAGPKEVRAWTVRIGATAPQAAGVIHGDFERGFIRAQTIAFDDYLACKGEQGAKDAGKMRSEGKDYVVRDGDVMNFLFNV, encoded by the coding sequence ATGAGTCTCAAGTGCGGCATCGTGGGCTTGCCCAATGTGGGCAAATCCACCCTTTTCAACGCCCTCACCCAAGCCGGCATCGCGGCCGAAAATTACCCCTTTTGCACCATCGAGCCCAACGTGGGCGTGGTCGAGGTGCCCGATGCGCGCTTGCAGCAACTGGCGGCGATCGCCAAGCCCGAGCGCGTGGTGCCGGCCATCGTCGAATTTGTTGACATCGCTGGCTTGGTCGCCGGGGCCAGCCAGGGCGAGGGGCTGGGCAACCAGTTTTTGGCCCACATCCGCGAGACCGACGCCCTCGTCAACGTGGTGCGCTGCTTCGAAGACGCCAACGTGATCCACGTGGCGGGCCGGGTCGACCCGGTGTCGGACATCGAGGTCATCCAGACCGAGCTCTGCCTGGCCGACCTGGCCACGGTGGACAAGGCCCTGCAACGCGCCGGCAAAGCCGCCCGCAGCGGCACCGACAAAGACGCCACCCGGCTGCTGCAATTGCTGGGCCCGGTGCAGGCCGCGCTCAACCAGGGCCAGCCGGTGCGCGCGCTGGCGCTGAGCGAAGACGACCGGGCGCTGCTCAAGCCGCTGTGCCTGATCACCGCCAAGCCGGCCATGTTCGTGGGCAATGTGGGCGAAGACGGCTTTGCCGCGAATCCGCTGCTAGACAAGCTGCAAGCCTACGCCGCCACGCAAAACGCGCCGGTGGTGGCGATCTGCGCCAAGATCGAGGCCGAACTGGCCGAAATGGAGCCCGCCGACCGGCTCGTCTTTTTGCAGGAAATGGGGCAGGACGAACCAGGCCTGAACCGGCTCATCCGCGCCGGCTTCAAGCTGCTGGGCCTGCAAACCTACTTCACCGCCGGCCCCAAAGAGGTGCGCGCCTGGACCGTGCGCATCGGCGCCACGGCACCGCAGGCGGCGGGCGTGATCCACGGCGACTTCGAGCGCGGCTTCATCCGCGCCCAGACCATCGCCTTCGACGACTACCTGGCCTGCAAGGGCGAACAAGGCGCCAAAGACGCCGGCAAAATGCGCTCCGAGGGCAAAGACTACGTGGTGCGCGACGGCGACGTGATGAACTTTTTGTTCAACGTCTAA
- a CDS encoding MOSC domain-containing protein, whose product MLPALHTDAPLPLSIEQLWVYPIKSCAGVRLASAELLPTGLQWDRTWMVVDQRGEFVSQRELPRMALVRPRFRMGQLELQAPGMLSLYLALDAAEAPCKVRVWDDELDAYDMGDVAAQWFDDFLLAGRPELDLRLRLVRFDPDCVRPSDVHWTGGIQAPNTFSDGYPLLLLSAAALDELNERRRLLGQEVLGVERFRPNLLLGGLQAHDEDRLDELRFPIAAGAGAPAEVWLQPVKPCARCSIPDVDPATGIEQGDAVATLLQSYRQDRRLLGAVTFGMNAIVRQGAGLKLTQGLPGFGRWADW is encoded by the coding sequence ATGCTACCCGCCCTCCACACCGACGCGCCGCTGCCCTTGTCGATCGAGCAGCTCTGGGTCTATCCGATCAAGTCTTGCGCCGGCGTGCGGCTGGCCAGCGCCGAGCTGCTGCCGACCGGGCTGCAGTGGGACCGCACCTGGATGGTGGTCGATCAGCGCGGTGAATTCGTTTCGCAGCGCGAGTTGCCGCGCATGGCGCTGGTGCGGCCGCGCTTTCGGATGGGGCAACTGGAGCTGCAGGCGCCTGGCATGTTGTCGCTCTATCTGGCCCTGGACGCGGCCGAAGCGCCGTGCAAGGTGCGGGTCTGGGACGACGAGCTCGACGCCTACGACATGGGCGACGTGGCGGCGCAGTGGTTTGACGATTTTTTGCTGGCGGGCCGGCCCGAGCTCGACCTGCGGCTGCGGCTGGTGCGCTTCGACCCGGATTGCGTGCGGCCCTCGGATGTGCACTGGACCGGCGGCATTCAGGCCCCCAACACCTTCAGCGACGGCTATCCGCTGCTGCTGCTGAGCGCGGCGGCGCTCGATGAACTGAATGAACGCCGGCGCCTGCTCGGGCAGGAGGTGCTGGGGGTGGAGCGCTTTCGCCCCAATCTGTTGCTGGGTGGCCTGCAGGCGCACGACGAAGACCGGCTGGACGAACTGCGCTTCCCGATCGCTGCCGGCGCCGGTGCGCCCGCCGAAGTCTGGCTGCAGCCGGTCAAGCCCTGCGCGCGCTGCTCGATCCCGGATGTGGATCCGGCCACCGGCATCGAGCAAGGCGACGCCGTCGCCACCCTGCTGCAAAGCTACCGCCAAGACCGGCGGCTGCTGGGCGCCGTCACTTTTGGCATGAACGCCATCGTGCGCCAAGGGGCGGGTTTGAAGTTGACGCAGGGCCTGCCGGGGTTTGGGCGCTGGGCCGATTGGTGA
- a CDS encoding RsmB/NOP family class I SAM-dependent RNA methyltransferase, translated as MHPHTLLELGSALLSRVLRFEHPADATVAEFFRQQPALGSRERALLADAVYALLRDRPRLQWLAASHPGRTPQQERPARPQRPNHPAQPQGTAHTRALLLLAWTGPAERLQAACTPEEWSWRTQSLAQTLAAAPPACQHGLPDWLAEALRAELRRERLGVVGLVDQSATDSGAQATATVAEAEAEAEAEAEAEAELGAQVVAAAQALRQPAPLDLRVNLLKTKRPAVLALLQEAGLPATATPHSPWGIRLAGKPALQQLPAWREGLIEVQDEGAQLLALLCEPKRQETVIDFCAGAGGKTLALGALLRNTGRLYAFDTSAHRLEALKPRLARSGIVEVHTLALAHERDERLQRLAGKADRVLVDAPCTGLGTLRRQPDLMWRQRPADVAQQAELQGRILAAAARLLKPGGRLVYATCSLLRAENEAIAEAFSQAEREFELLPAAPILARAGVEGAEGLCHGPYLRLWPHRHGCDGFFAAVWERRG; from the coding sequence ATGCACCCCCACACTTTGCTAGAACTGGGCAGCGCGCTGCTAAGCCGCGTGCTGCGTTTTGAACACCCTGCCGACGCCACCGTGGCCGAGTTTTTTCGCCAACAACCCGCGCTGGGCAGCCGCGAGCGCGCGCTGCTGGCCGACGCCGTCTATGCGCTGCTGCGCGATCGGCCGCGCTTGCAGTGGCTGGCCGCCAGCCATCCGGGCCGCACGCCGCAGCAGGAGCGCCCCGCGCGCCCGCAGCGCCCCAATCATCCGGCGCAGCCTCAGGGTACGGCGCACACGCGCGCCTTGCTGCTGCTGGCCTGGACCGGCCCGGCCGAGCGCTTGCAAGCCGCCTGCACGCCCGAGGAATGGAGCTGGCGCACGCAGTCGCTGGCGCAAACCTTGGCCGCCGCCCCGCCCGCCTGCCAGCACGGCCTGCCCGATTGGCTGGCCGAGGCGCTGCGGGCCGAGCTGAGGCGGGAGAGGCTTGGGGTGGTGGGGTTGGTGGATCAAAGCGCAACCGATTCGGGTGCGCAGGCGACAGCGACAGTGGCTGAGGCTGAGGCTGAGGCTGAGGCTGAGGCTGAGGCTGAGGCTGAGTTGGGGGCGCAAGTTGTTGCCGCCGCGCAAGCCTTGCGCCAGCCCGCGCCGCTGGATTTGCGCGTCAACCTGCTCAAAACCAAGCGCCCCGCCGTGCTGGCGCTGCTGCAAGAGGCCGGCTTGCCGGCCACCGCCACACCGCACTCGCCTTGGGGCATCCGGTTGGCGGGCAAGCCTGCGCTGCAGCAGTTGCCCGCTTGGCGCGAGGGCCTGATCGAGGTGCAAGACGAAGGCGCGCAACTGCTGGCGCTGCTGTGCGAGCCCAAGCGCCAAGAAACAGTGATCGACTTTTGCGCCGGCGCCGGCGGCAAGACGCTGGCGCTGGGTGCGCTGCTGCGCAACACCGGCCGCCTGTACGCCTTCGACACCTCGGCGCACCGGCTCGAAGCCCTGAAACCACGGCTGGCGCGCAGTGGCATCGTCGAAGTGCACACGCTGGCGCTGGCGCACGAGCGCGACGAGCGGCTACAGCGGCTGGCGGGCAAGGCGGATCGGGTGCTGGTCGATGCGCCCTGTACCGGCCTGGGCACGCTGCGCCGCCAGCCCGACCTGATGTGGCGCCAGCGCCCGGCCGACGTGGCGCAGCAAGCCGAGCTGCAAGGGCGCATCTTGGCGGCGGCGGCGCGCCTGCTCAAGCCCGGCGGGCGGCTGGTCTATGCCACCTGCAGCCTGCTGCGCGCCGAAAACGAAGCCATCGCCGAGGCTTTCAGCCAAGCCGAGCGGGAATTTGAGCTGCTGCCCGCCGCCCCCATTTTGGCGCGCGCCGGGGTGGAAGGCGCGGAGGGTCTCTGCCACGGCCCCTATCTGCGCCTGTGGCCGCACCGACACGGCTGCGACGGCTTTTTTGCCGCCGTCTGGGAGCGCCGGGGTTGA
- a CDS encoding type II toxin-antitoxin system RelE/ParE family toxin encodes MSWDVRQTRRFGRAYKKLHDNAAAAVDAAVAEVAHDPGIGEQKKGDLSDLWVHKFRCLGQLYLLGYTRDDAVRLVYLEAVGPHENFYRELKR; translated from the coding sequence ATGAGCTGGGATGTGCGGCAAACCCGGCGCTTTGGCCGTGCCTACAAGAAGCTGCACGACAACGCAGCGGCTGCTGTCGATGCGGCGGTTGCAGAGGTGGCGCACGACCCCGGCATCGGCGAGCAGAAAAAAGGCGATTTATCCGATCTCTGGGTGCACAAGTTTCGCTGCTTGGGCCAGCTTTATTTGCTCGGCTACACCCGCGACGACGCCGTGCGCCTGGTCTATCTGGAAGCCGTAGGCCCGCACGAAAATTTTTACCGCGAGCTCAAGCGCTAA
- a CDS encoding DesA family fatty acid desaturase — MSIESFWSAILHFLAQGLSGATWWQALLVGLVFTHLTIVSVTLYLHRHSAHRALDLHPALAHVFRAWLWLTTGMKTKDWTAIHRKHHAKCEQAGDPHSPVVFGIKKVFWQGAELYRAEAQNPDTLARYGHGTPDDWIERRLYSRWPQVGIVLMLFIYLALFGALGLALWAMQMVWIPFWAAGVVNGIGHYWGYRNFESPDASTNVSPWGIVIGGEELHNNHHTYPTSAKFSVKPYEFDIGWAYIRALSVFGLARARKTPPKPAFGAVRPVADADTLEALIAHRYEVMAAYAQQMRATVAAELAGLQAGCADADALRAVRRWLHRDDAQVPPQHQAQVQQVRAQHPRLAQMHAMREELRQLWSHSARSREQLAQDLHAWCQRAEASGIAALQEFSQRVRALRPVAALPSALA, encoded by the coding sequence GTGTCGATCGAATCGTTTTGGAGCGCAATTTTGCATTTTTTGGCCCAGGGCCTGAGCGGGGCCACGTGGTGGCAGGCGCTGCTGGTGGGCTTGGTGTTTACGCACCTGACCATCGTCAGCGTGACGCTGTACCTGCACCGCCATTCGGCGCACCGCGCGCTCGATCTGCACCCGGCGCTGGCGCACGTTTTTCGCGCTTGGCTCTGGCTCACGACCGGCATGAAAACCAAGGACTGGACCGCCATCCACCGCAAGCACCACGCCAAATGCGAGCAGGCAGGCGACCCGCACAGCCCGGTGGTGTTTGGCATCAAAAAGGTGTTCTGGCAAGGGGCCGAGTTGTACCGCGCCGAGGCGCAAAACCCCGATACGCTGGCGCGCTACGGCCACGGCACCCCGGACGACTGGATCGAGCGCCGCCTCTACAGCCGCTGGCCGCAGGTGGGCATCGTGCTGATGTTGTTCATTTACCTGGCGCTGTTTGGGGCGCTCGGGCTGGCGCTGTGGGCCATGCAGATGGTCTGGATTCCGTTCTGGGCCGCGGGCGTGGTCAACGGCATCGGGCACTACTGGGGCTACCGAAATTTTGAGTCACCCGACGCCAGCACCAACGTTTCGCCTTGGGGCATCGTGATCGGCGGCGAGGAGCTGCACAACAACCACCACACCTACCCGACTTCGGCCAAGTTTTCGGTCAAGCCCTACGAGTTCGACATCGGCTGGGCCTACATCCGCGCCCTGTCGGTGTTCGGGCTGGCGCGGGCGCGCAAGACCCCGCCCAAACCGGCGTTCGGGGCCGTGCGCCCGGTGGCCGACGCGGACACGCTCGAGGCCCTGATCGCGCACCGCTACGAGGTCATGGCCGCTTATGCGCAGCAGATGCGCGCCACCGTGGCGGCGGAACTGGCCGGTTTGCAAGCGGGCTGCGCCGACGCCGACGCGTTGCGCGCCGTGCGGCGCTGGCTGCACCGCGACGACGCGCAGGTGCCGCCGCAACACCAGGCGCAGGTGCAGCAGGTGCGCGCGCAGCACCCGCGGCTGGCGCAGATGCACGCCATGCGCGAGGAGCTGCGCCAGCTCTGGAGCCACAGCGCCCGCTCACGCGAGCAACTGGCGCAGGATTTGCACGCCTGGTGCCAGCGCGCCGAAGCCAGCGGCATTGCGGCCTTGCAGGAATTTTCGCAGCGCGTGCGCGCGCTGCGCCCGGTCGCGGCGCTGCCGTCGGCCTTGGCCTGA
- a CDS encoding HD-GYP domain-containing protein: protein MPLDPHDSTPQELPAALEPVLHDVRLQLDPDPVEAMPALRRRLAALLLEGAQAHDFARRLAFIEAGLRLTLHHRPDDSVLVLVQMLSDRQYGYCATHALLAASSCLLVAPLLPIEEPQRGALLRAALTMNIALAELQDLLATQAQQTTAHQREKITAHPNDSVAMLRALGVSDADWLRWVQDHHEAPDGSGYPSQKTELDLGQQLLRLSDLFVARISPRSTRRGMWPQVVVGNLYLEAEASASPLGACFVKQFGMYPPGTLVRLKTGETALVVRRGAKVNTPLTLAITGPDGMLLSIPVKRDTQLPLYAIKAPVAPEELRIRLDLARLLKRV from the coding sequence ATGCCGCTCGACCCGCACGACTCCACTCCCCAAGAGCTGCCCGCCGCCTTGGAGCCGGTGTTGCACGATGTGCGCCTGCAGCTCGACCCGGACCCGGTCGAAGCCATGCCCGCGCTGCGGCGGCGGCTGGCGGCCTTGCTGCTGGAGGGCGCGCAGGCGCATGATTTTGCGCGCCGCTTGGCCTTTATCGAAGCCGGGTTGCGCCTGACGCTGCACCACCGGCCCGATGACAGCGTGTTGGTGCTGGTGCAAATGCTGTCGGATCGGCAATATGGCTACTGCGCCACCCACGCCCTGCTGGCGGCCAGTTCGTGTTTGCTGGTGGCGCCGCTGCTGCCGATCGAAGAGCCCCAGCGCGGTGCGCTGCTGCGCGCCGCCCTGACCATGAACATTGCGCTGGCCGAGCTGCAAGACCTGCTGGCCACCCAGGCGCAGCAGACCACGGCGCACCAGCGCGAAAAAATCACCGCCCACCCGAACGATTCGGTCGCCATGCTGCGCGCCTTGGGTGTGAGCGACGCCGATTGGTTGCGTTGGGTGCAAGACCACCATGAAGCCCCCGACGGCAGCGGCTACCCGAGCCAAAAAACCGAGCTCGATCTGGGGCAGCAGTTGCTGCGCCTGAGCGATTTGTTCGTGGCGCGCATCAGCCCGCGCAGCACCCGGCGCGGCATGTGGCCGCAGGTGGTGGTGGGCAACCTGTACCTCGAGGCCGAAGCCAGTGCCAGCCCACTGGGCGCGTGTTTTGTGAAGCAGTTTGGCATGTACCCACCCGGTACCCTGGTGCGGCTGAAAACCGGCGAAACGGCGCTGGTGGTGCGGCGCGGGGCCAAGGTCAACACCCCGCTCACGCTGGCCATCACCGGGCCCGACGGCATGCTGCTGAGCATCCCGGTCAAGCGCGACACCCAGTTGCCCTTGTACGCCATCAAGGCCCCGGTGGCGCCCGAGGAGCTGCGCATCCGGCTCGACTTGGCGCGCCTGCTCAAGCGGGTCTGA